The Pseudomonas sp. DG56-2 genome contains a region encoding:
- a CDS encoding NAD(+) kinase has product MEQFRNIGIIGRLGSSQVLDTVRRLKKFLLQRHLHVILEDTIAEVLPGHGLQTSSRKLLGEVCDLVIVVGGDGSLLGAARALAKHNTPVLGINRGSLGFLTDIRPDELEVKVAEVLDGHYLVENRFLLQAEVRRHAEAIGQGDALNDVVLHPGKSTRMIEFEIYIDGQFVCSQKADGLIVATPTGSTAYALSAGGPIMHPKLDAIVIVPMYPHTLSGRPIVVDGNSELKIVVSKDLQIYPQISCDGQNHFTCAPGDTITVNKKPQKLRLIHPLDHNYYEVCRTKLGWGSRLGGGGE; this is encoded by the coding sequence ATGGAGCAATTTCGCAATATCGGTATCATTGGCCGCCTTGGTAGCTCCCAGGTGCTCGATACTGTTCGCCGACTGAAAAAATTCCTGCTGCAACGGCATCTGCACGTCATCCTCGAGGACACCATCGCCGAAGTACTGCCGGGCCACGGCCTGCAGACCTCTTCGCGCAAGTTGCTGGGTGAGGTCTGCGACCTGGTCATCGTGGTCGGCGGGGACGGCAGTCTGCTTGGTGCGGCCCGGGCCCTGGCCAAGCACAACACGCCGGTGCTGGGCATCAACCGCGGCAGTCTCGGGTTTCTGACCGATATCCGTCCCGACGAGCTGGAAGTAAAAGTCGCCGAGGTCCTCGACGGTCATTATCTGGTGGAGAATCGCTTTCTGCTCCAGGCGGAGGTTCGGCGTCACGCCGAAGCCATTGGCCAGGGCGACGCGCTCAATGATGTGGTGCTGCATCCGGGCAAATCGACGCGGATGATCGAATTCGAAATCTACATCGATGGCCAGTTTGTCTGCAGTCAGAAGGCCGACGGCCTGATCGTTGCCACCCCGACCGGCTCGACCGCCTACGCCTTGTCGGCGGGTGGGCCGATCATGCACCCCAAACTCGACGCCATCGTCATCGTGCCGATGTATCCGCACACCTTGTCTGGGCGACCGATCGTGGTCGATGGCAATAGCGAGCTGAAGATCGTGGTGTCCAAGGATCTGCAGATCTACCCGCAAATCTCCTGTGACGGCCAGAACCACTTCACCTGTGCACCGGGCGACACCATTACGGTGAACAAGAAACCGCAGAAGCTGCGCTTGATTCATCCGCTCGATCATAATTATTACGAGGTCTGCCGGACCAAGCTCGGCTGGGGCAGCCGCCTGGGTGGTGGAGGCGAGTGA